The Leishmania mexicana MHOM/GT/2001/U1103 complete genome, chromosome 32 genome has a window encoding:
- a CDS encoding glucose transporter/membrane transporter D2,putative: protein MDSPNEKTREDSCEPVHSLEVRGQVPAASASTSTTFTNRSPNEQPSNGKSTTQANAELPLISVAANSPSMTLRKRSSAPELPTSLDEDEDEDAPQPLPDAPFFSMKNLIVSTPIILTPLLYGYNLGFVGPYSTMYGYASNCQLYSAKRSCETLAAAKCRWFNASTYVSNTTYGEVCGWADRTTCFLRYSDEASCLSHSACKWSYSANTCGNQVGYSSIQSGVFAGSLVIGSTIGALMGGYLTKRLDYCKSFLFIGILSVIGNVLTHVATGLFHYWVLFLARIVLGFPLGWQSITSSHYTDKFAPANHAKTLGTLFQVSVSTGIFITSFFGLVLGNTIQYDAARNANTMGRMQGLVSVSTLLSIFVVFLPLITKDGYSKSRRGDYEEENSEDASRKAAEEYTMTQMIGPILNGVAMGCVTQLTGINANMNFAPTIMSNLGLQPLVGNIIVMAWNMLATFCVIPLSRRFSMRTLFLFCGFVGSLCCVFLGGIPVYPGVTKSDKAVSGIAITGIAIFIALYEMGVGPCFYVLAVDVFPESFRPIGSSITVGVMFIFNLIINICYPIATEGISGGPSGNPNKGQAVAFIFFGCIGVVACVIEYFFLQPWEELEAKIADDLDGAAVPEGKHS from the coding sequence ATGGACTCACCGAATGAGAAGACGAGGGAGGACAGTTGCGAGCCTGTTCATTCCTTGGAAGTGAGGGGCCAGGTGCCAGCGGCATCTGCCTCGACGTCAACGACTTTCACGAACAGGTCACCAAATGAACAGCCCTCAAACGGCAAATCGACCACCCAGGCCAATGCTGAGTTACCGCTGATATCGGTCGCTGCTAATTCACCCTCAATGACGCTGAGGAAGCGTTCCTCGGCGCCGGAGTTGCCGACATCTCTCGACGAAGACGAAGATGAGGACGCTCCGCAGCCACTACCGGACGCGCCGTTTTTCTCGATGAAGAACCTGATCGTCTCGACTCCCATTATTCTTACCCCGTTGCTCTATGGTTACAACCTCGGATTTGTTGGTCCGTACTCGACGATGTACGGATATGCCTCCAACTGCCAGCTGTACAGCGCTAAAAGGTCGTGCGAGACGCTGGCTGCGGCGAAGTGCCGGTGGTTCAACGCGTCGACGTATGTGAGCAACACGACGTACGGCGAGGTGTGCGGGTGGGCGGACAGGACGACGTGCTTCCTGAGGTACAGCGACGAGGCGAGCTGCTTGTCGCACTCTGCATGCAAGTGGAGCTACTCTGCCAACACCTGCGGCAACCAGGTGGGCTACTCCTCGATTCAGAGCGGCGTTTTCGCTGGGTCTTTGGTAATCGGATCCACGATTGGCGCGCTGATGGGCGGGTACCTGACGAAGCGCCTCGACTACTGCAAGAGCTTCTTGTTCATTGGGATTCTTAGCGTGATCGGGAATGTTCTAACGCACGTGGCAACGGGGCTGTTTCACTACTGGGTATTGTTCCTCGCGCGTATCGTGCTTGGCTTTCCCCTTGGTTGGCAGTCCATCACGTCCTCGCACTACACGGACAAGTTTGCCCCTGCAAATCATGCCAAGACGCTCGGCACGCTGTTTCAGGTTTCGGTCTCGACCGGCATTTTTATCACGTCGTTCTTCGGGCTGGTTCTTGGCAACACGATCCAGTACGATGCGGCCAGGAATGCTAATACCATGGGGCGCATGCAAGGCCTCGTCTCTGTTTCCACGCTCCTCTCTATTTTCGTGGTTTTCCTGCCACTCATCACCAAGGACGGCTACAGCAAGAGCAGGAGGGGTGACTACGAGGAGGAAAACAGTGAAGATGCTTCCAGGAAGGCGGCAGAAGAGTACACCATGACGCAGATGATTGGGCCCATCCTGAACGGTGTGGCCATGGGGTGCGTGACGCAACTGACCGGCATCAATGCGAATATGAACTTCGCCCCGACCATCATGTCGAACCTTGGGTTACAACCGCTGGTTGGCAACATCATCGTCATGGCGTGGAACATGCTCGCAACGTTCTGCGTGATCCCGCTCTCGAGGAGGTTCTCGATGCGGACGCTGTTCCTCTTCTGCGGCTTTGTCGGCTCTCTGTGCTGCGTCTTCCTTGGCGGTATCCCGGTGTACCCTGGCGTGACAAAGTCGGACAAGGCCGTAAGCGGCATTGCCATTACGGGGATTGCCATCTTCATTGCCCTTTACGAGATGGGCGTGGGCCCGTGCTTCTACGTTCTGGCTGTGGACGTGTTCCCCGAGTCGTTCCGGCCGATCGGCTCATCGATCACGGTGGGCGTGATGTTCATTTTCAACCTGATCATCAACATCTGCTACCCGATTGCGACGGAGGGCATCTCTGGCGGTCCGTCGGGGAACCCGAACAAAGGCCAGGCCGTCGCGTTCATCTTCTTTGGCTGCATTGGCGTTGTGGCTTGTGTCATCGAGTACTTCTTTCTGCAACCGTGGGAGGAACTAGAGGCTAAGATAGCGGATGATCTTGATGGAGCAGCAGTACCGGAGGGGAAGCACAGCTGA